Proteins encoded by one window of Sulfurospirillum barnesii SES-3:
- a CDS encoding CHASE2 domain-containing protein translates to MKKTLAHGIATLFIIIGAVMVSLYFPSFWQPFEYKIKDLMLQSRGEIKGDTNIVIVDIDEKSLHTLGQWPWSRDMMATLLQNLNDLGASIIGLDVVFAEADKSSPQSVVKTLGLPFEHLLDYDALFAQTIAQTPTILGYVFALNPDAIEPKGIPKSAAIILEHNRPEFSSLLKPYRPILNIPPLQEAAYSSGYFNTIPDSDGVVRSIPLIMAYDGIIYPSLSLEIARIALEEKQIHIQYDEQGMEHIALGEHRIPTDFFGRMMINYRGSQHSYQYIPAIDVYTKKVDALHVKDKIVLIGTSAAGLLDLRSTPFESVYAGVEVHANAIDNILHQDHIAKPVWTWGVDLLSITLLCLLVFALLLLPSAMLSFITLIVLNTLLIGVHYASMVDYGILFNTVIPILAMNSLFIIGEVINYFLEIKQKELIKHKFASKVSPAVMESILTSGETVLQGIEKEITIFFSDIRRFTALSEASSSPKSLIHLINAYMDPMSQIIIRNEGTVDKFIGDAIMAYWNAPVDTYNHADKAIISALEQLHYLPTLNAKLKENPEFSTIAAMAEEKAMPIIDIGIGINTGIAVVGEMGTENRSDYTVIGDTINLGSRIESLCKYYHARLIISHFTKAQLEGDYILRFLDLVTVKGKNEPVELWQIHDFNTPQKEPLYPQSYEALQKELTSYHEAIALYKEARFEEALHRFKTLEQEPNKSNEGIYTLYRERCEHYCAFPPVAFNGVFIHTSKG, encoded by the coding sequence ATGAAAAAAACTTTGGCACACGGCATCGCCACCCTTTTTATTATCATAGGAGCGGTGATGGTGTCTCTCTATTTTCCTTCATTTTGGCAACCCTTTGAGTATAAAATAAAAGATTTAATGCTCCAAAGCAGAGGTGAAATCAAAGGGGATACCAATATTGTTATTGTTGATATTGATGAGAAAAGCCTTCATACTTTAGGGCAATGGCCATGGAGCAGAGATATGATGGCGACCCTTCTACAAAATCTCAATGACTTAGGTGCTAGCATTATCGGATTGGATGTTGTCTTTGCAGAAGCAGACAAAAGCTCACCTCAAAGCGTTGTTAAAACATTGGGATTGCCTTTTGAGCATCTGCTTGATTATGACGCACTTTTTGCACAAACCATCGCACAAACACCGACCATTTTAGGTTATGTTTTCGCCTTAAATCCAGATGCCATTGAGCCCAAAGGCATTCCAAAATCCGCAGCAATAATCCTAGAGCACAACCGCCCTGAATTCTCATCACTTCTAAAACCCTATCGTCCTATTCTTAATATTCCACCCCTTCAAGAAGCCGCCTACTCAAGTGGCTATTTTAATACCATCCCCGATAGCGATGGTGTGGTACGAAGCATCCCTTTAATCATGGCATACGATGGCATCATCTATCCTTCCTTGAGTCTTGAAATAGCACGTATTGCCTTGGAGGAAAAACAGATTCATATTCAGTATGATGAACAAGGCATGGAGCATATTGCTTTAGGAGAACACCGTATCCCCACCGATTTCTTTGGGCGTATGATGATCAATTATCGTGGTAGCCAACACAGCTATCAATACATCCCCGCCATAGATGTTTACACGAAAAAGGTCGATGCGTTACATGTAAAGGATAAAATTGTGCTTATTGGAACTTCTGCTGCAGGACTTTTAGACCTTCGCAGTACCCCTTTTGAGAGTGTTTATGCTGGGGTAGAAGTGCATGCCAATGCCATTGATAATATCTTGCATCAAGACCATATCGCAAAACCCGTGTGGACATGGGGTGTTGATCTTCTTAGTATCACGCTTCTGTGTCTGCTTGTCTTTGCTCTTTTACTGCTTCCTAGTGCCATGCTGAGTTTTATAACCCTTATTGTCCTCAACACACTTCTCATAGGAGTCCATTACGCTAGTATGGTCGATTATGGCATACTTTTCAACACCGTTATCCCCATACTGGCGATGAATAGCCTCTTTATCATAGGAGAGGTGATCAACTACTTTCTTGAAATCAAACAAAAAGAGCTGATTAAACATAAATTTGCAAGCAAGGTCAGCCCTGCGGTTATGGAGAGTATTTTAACCTCGGGTGAGACTGTTTTACAAGGTATTGAAAAAGAAATTACCATTTTCTTCTCCGATATACGTCGCTTCACAGCTCTTTCAGAAGCGTCAAGCTCCCCAAAATCGCTGATACACCTCATAAACGCCTATATGGATCCGATGAGTCAAATCATTATTCGTAACGAAGGTACGGTGGATAAATTTATTGGGGATGCCATTATGGCCTATTGGAATGCCCCTGTTGACACCTATAACCACGCCGATAAAGCAATCATCAGTGCTTTAGAGCAACTCCATTACCTCCCTACGCTAAATGCCAAACTAAAAGAAAATCCTGAGTTTTCAACGATTGCTGCCATGGCTGAGGAAAAGGCAATGCCTATTATTGACATAGGCATTGGTATTAATACAGGTATTGCGGTGGTGGGGGAGATGGGAACAGAAAATCGAAGCGATTATACCGTTATTGGCGATACCATCAATCTAGGCTCTCGCATAGAGTCTTTATGTAAATATTACCATGCACGCCTTATTATCTCTCATTTCACAAAAGCACAGCTTGAGGGTGATTATATCCTTCGGTTTTTAGATTTGGTCACCGTCAAAGGCAAAAATGAGCCTGTTGAATTATGGCAAATTCATGATTTTAACACACCTCAAAAAGAACCTCTTTATCCACAAAGTTACGAAGCGCTTCAAAAAGAACTGACCTCCTATCACGAAGCCATTGCCCTGTATAAAGAGGCTCGCTTTGAAGAAGCCCTGCACCGTTTTAAAACCCTTGAGCAAGAACCCAATAAAAGCAATGAAGGCATTTATACACTTTATCGAGAACGCTGTGAGCACTACTGTGCCTTTCCCCCTGTAGCATTTAACGGGGTATTTATACATACCAGCAAAGGATAA
- a CDS encoding HD domain-containing phosphohydrolase, with protein MSSIRILGSQGSRSKEAFTTCIYVNQHTLIDAGNIIHALGEEALHVNRIFFSHAHLDHIIDTAFVIDHFFSKRTETLYLYGLPHTLEALKKHLFNDVLWPDFSQLYLPNTHIPAITYVEIDLQQSYAIEEGITLTPILANHSVPCCGYFIEQEGSGVLFSGDTFRNEALWKRLNEMPHIKALIIDVSFPNHFVNIATTSKHLTPAFLKEEMSHLKRTELKVYVNHLKSLYTEQITQELAAIGIGETMILKDAQRIDLASGALQQALHTSKNDKRVQKLTEIGTALSANESLDVLLEMIVTEAKNLTNADGGTLYLLDNHALHFKVIQTDSLHIKMGGTSDAISWLPLPLYLEDSTPNKTMVAATCALEDRLINIPDVYEAVGFSFEGTKQFDKGTGYRSKSMLVIPMKNHEKEIIGVLQLINKYDYNTHNVIPFDCEDEKITLSLASQAAIAITNTSLIQGLETLLESFLKSIIFAISKKSPYSAGHIQRMVRLSVMFAEAINEDQTVYANKHFSAEEIKQINFAALMHDIGKLATPEQIIDKACKLETLFDRIGLIETRFALIQKALHIAYLEGKLSLEEKSIKESLLESYWHLIQRSNTGVEFTNDEDRASIQSMAQEPWNIDGMTYILLTQDEAYNLSVQRGTLTKEERDIINAHAKLSVDILNRLPFPKKYQRIPEISGNHHEKLNGKGYPQGLQGDEISFEARILAIADIFEALTAHDRPYKEGMPLSKAMKILYTMAKEGEIDEDLVRFFYTSGLYLNYAKHFLPKHCMDEVSLDF; from the coding sequence ATGAGCTCTATTCGCATTTTAGGTTCGCAAGGGAGCAGATCAAAAGAGGCCTTTACCACATGTATTTATGTTAATCAACACACCTTGATTGATGCGGGAAATATCATCCATGCCTTAGGCGAAGAGGCTTTACATGTAAACCGTATTTTTTTCTCACATGCCCATTTGGATCATATTATTGATACGGCTTTTGTGATTGACCATTTTTTTAGTAAACGCACGGAAACACTCTACTTATATGGACTTCCTCATACCCTTGAAGCCTTAAAAAAACATCTTTTTAATGATGTTTTATGGCCTGATTTTAGTCAGCTTTACCTTCCCAATACGCACATTCCTGCCATTACCTATGTTGAGATAGACCTGCAGCAAAGCTATGCCATTGAAGAGGGCATTACCCTCACCCCTATTTTAGCAAACCATTCTGTACCGTGTTGTGGCTACTTCATTGAGCAAGAAGGAAGCGGTGTTCTTTTCTCAGGCGATACCTTTCGCAATGAAGCACTTTGGAAACGCCTCAATGAAATGCCCCATATCAAAGCCCTGATAATAGATGTCTCCTTTCCTAATCATTTTGTCAACATCGCAACAACAAGCAAACACCTCACCCCCGCCTTTCTCAAAGAAGAGATGAGCCACCTTAAGCGCACCGAACTCAAAGTCTATGTGAACCACCTCAAATCACTCTACACAGAACAAATTACCCAAGAACTTGCTGCAATAGGAATTGGTGAAACAATGATTTTAAAAGATGCTCAACGCATAGACCTTGCTTCAGGAGCCTTGCAACAAGCGCTGCACACATCTAAAAACGATAAGCGTGTTCAAAAGCTCACCGAAATTGGTACCGCACTCTCTGCCAATGAAAGCCTTGATGTTCTTTTAGAAATGATTGTCACCGAAGCTAAAAATCTCACCAATGCCGATGGAGGAACACTTTATTTACTGGATAATCATGCCTTACACTTTAAAGTCATTCAAACAGACTCTTTACACATTAAGATGGGAGGAACCAGTGATGCCATCTCGTGGCTACCACTTCCGCTCTACCTTGAAGATAGCACCCCCAATAAAACCATGGTAGCCGCTACGTGTGCCCTAGAAGATCGTTTAATCAATATTCCTGATGTTTATGAAGCTGTGGGATTCTCTTTTGAGGGAACAAAGCAATTTGACAAGGGAACAGGGTATCGCTCAAAATCCATGCTTGTGATTCCTATGAAAAACCATGAAAAAGAGATTATTGGTGTTTTGCAACTGATTAATAAATACGATTATAACACGCACAATGTAATCCCATTTGATTGCGAAGATGAAAAGATAACCCTCTCTCTTGCCTCACAAGCAGCGATTGCTATTACCAACACCTCTCTTATTCAAGGACTTGAGACCCTTTTGGAGTCTTTTTTAAAAAGCATTATTTTCGCCATAAGCAAAAAATCGCCTTATTCTGCTGGGCATATTCAACGTATGGTAAGGCTAAGTGTTATGTTTGCAGAAGCTATCAATGAAGATCAAACAGTTTATGCCAACAAACACTTTAGTGCTGAAGAAATTAAACAGATTAATTTTGCAGCCTTAATGCATGACATCGGTAAATTAGCAACGCCTGAGCAAATCATAGATAAAGCATGTAAGCTTGAAACACTTTTTGATCGCATAGGGCTTATTGAAACACGGTTTGCACTGATTCAAAAAGCATTGCATATTGCGTATTTAGAGGGCAAACTCTCTTTGGAAGAAAAATCTATTAAGGAATCCTTGCTGGAGTCTTATTGGCACCTGATACAACGAAGCAACACTGGCGTGGAATTTACGAACGATGAAGATAGAGCATCCATACAATCTATGGCACAAGAACCATGGAATATTGATGGTATGACCTATATACTTTTAACACAGGATGAGGCGTATAATTTAAGCGTTCAAAGAGGAACCCTAACCAAAGAAGAGCGTGACATTATTAATGCCCATGCAAAATTGAGTGTTGATATTTTAAACCGTCTGCCTTTTCCTAAAAAATACCAAAGAATCCCTGAGATTTCAGGAAATCACCATGAAAAACTCAATGGAAAAGGCTATCCTCAAGGACTGCAAGGAGATGAAATCAGTTTTGAAGCACGTATTTTGGCTATTGCCGATATTTTTGAAGCCTTAACCGCACACGATCGCCCCTACAAAGAGGGTATGCCTCTTTCAAAAGCAATGAAAATTCTCTATACGATGGCAAAAGAGGGAGAGATTGATGAAGACTTGGTTCGTTTTTTCTACACCTCTGGGCTCTATCTAAACTATGCCAAACACTTCTTACCTAAGCATTGTATGGATGAGGTTTCATTGGATTTTTAG
- the secG gene encoding preprotein translocase subunit SecG, giving the protein MTSVLLVFQFILTAILTIAVLLQKSSSIGLGAYSGSNESLFGAKGPAGFMAKFTFILAIVFVANTLALGYFYNQDRKVSLAEEIKIEKSVVPANPSTSMPVAPAAPEAPTLK; this is encoded by the coding sequence ATCACCTCCGTTTTGCTGGTTTTTCAGTTTATTTTAACCGCTATTTTAACCATTGCCGTATTGCTTCAAAAAAGCTCTTCTATTGGTCTTGGCGCATACAGTGGAAGCAATGAATCCCTTTTTGGTGCAAAAGGACCAGCTGGATTTATGGCAAAATTTACCTTTATTTTGGCTATTGTTTTTGTTGCAAACACACTGGCACTGGGCTACTTTTATAATCAAGACCGAAAAGTCTCTTTGGCTGAAGAGATTAAAATTGAAAAAAGCGTTGTACCTGCCAATCCTAGCACATCAATGCCCGTAGCACCTGCTGCTCCTGAAGCTCCAACCCTTAAATAA
- a CDS encoding polysaccharide deacetylase family protein has product MKSFWIVLCLSVMVWADAHIFVYHRFNDTRHPSTNTSLEELRKEFDYFKKHGYEVIPLERLVDALYNKEAIPDNWVVLTIDDNYKSFYEHGLALFKEYNYPFSLFVYVGATEKKYGDFMSWEQLRETTKYGSLEFHSLNHPHMHELSDDALTKDFEEGLALFEKRLGFKPRYFSYPFGEFSPRIKAIASSFGFKAILNQNMGAVASFSDPLDLDRSALVGKSDLAGFLNYKALESEWIEPLMLSNNNTLTSLHVKVKMTASKGGMYISGYGYEELTLSEGIFKTNLNKIAIKERTRIMISVGNKISTKLLVKDNYGTK; this is encoded by the coding sequence ATGAAATCTTTTTGGATTGTCCTGTGTTTAAGTGTTATGGTATGGGCAGATGCCCATATCTTTGTCTATCATCGTTTTAACGATACCAGACACCCATCAACCAATACAAGCCTTGAAGAGCTTCGCAAAGAATTTGATTATTTTAAAAAACATGGCTATGAAGTCATTCCATTGGAAAGATTGGTTGATGCGCTTTACAACAAAGAAGCCATCCCAGACAACTGGGTGGTTTTAACCATTGATGATAATTATAAAAGTTTTTATGAGCATGGCTTAGCCCTTTTTAAAGAATACAACTACCCTTTTTCACTGTTTGTGTATGTGGGTGCAACTGAAAAGAAATACGGTGATTTTATGAGCTGGGAACAGCTACGTGAAACGACCAAGTATGGCTCTTTAGAGTTTCATTCGTTAAACCATCCCCATATGCACGAACTAAGCGATGATGCATTAACAAAAGATTTTGAAGAGGGTTTGGCACTCTTTGAAAAACGCCTAGGTTTTAAACCACGCTATTTTTCTTATCCTTTTGGGGAATTTTCACCCCGAATCAAAGCTATCGCTTCCTCGTTTGGGTTTAAAGCCATTTTAAACCAAAACATGGGAGCGGTTGCATCTTTTAGCGACCCATTGGATTTAGACCGATCTGCCCTTGTTGGAAAAAGCGATTTAGCAGGATTTTTAAACTATAAAGCGCTTGAGAGTGAATGGATTGAACCTTTGATGCTTTCAAACAACAACACGCTTACTTCTTTACATGTAAAGGTAAAAATGACGGCATCAAAAGGGGGCATGTACATTAGTGGGTATGGCTATGAAGAACTCACACTGAGTGAGGGTATTTTTAAAACAAACCTAAATAAAATTGCCATCAAAGAGCGCACACGAATCATGATCTCGGTGGGCAATAAAATTTCAACGAAACTACTTGTAAAGGATAACTATGGAACTAAATAA
- the frr gene encoding ribosome recycling factor, with protein sequence MELNKVYAEQKEHMEKCIAALKRDFMTIRSGKVSTTILDNIHVDYYGTPTGLSQVATVLATDATTITISPWEKKMLREIEKAIMQANIGVNPNNDGESIKLFFPPMTSEQRKEGAKQAKSMGDKAKIAIRNVRKDANDQVKKLEKDKLITEDQSKKGQDEVQKITDATVSKVDDLVKEKEAELLKI encoded by the coding sequence ATGGAACTAAATAAAGTATATGCAGAACAAAAAGAGCATATGGAAAAATGTATTGCAGCACTTAAACGTGACTTTATGACCATTCGTAGCGGAAAAGTCTCTACCACGATTTTAGATAACATTCACGTCGATTATTATGGAACACCCACAGGTCTTAGTCAAGTTGCAACGGTTTTAGCAACCGATGCAACCACCATTACCATTTCTCCATGGGAGAAAAAAATGCTCAGAGAAATTGAAAAAGCCATTATGCAAGCAAACATTGGTGTCAATCCCAACAATGATGGTGAGAGCATTAAACTCTTCTTTCCTCCAATGACCAGTGAGCAAAGAAAAGAGGGCGCTAAACAAGCAAAATCTATGGGCGATAAAGCAAAAATTGCCATTCGAAACGTACGTAAAGATGCCAACGATCAAGTGAAAAAACTTGAAAAAGACAAACTCATCACGGAAGATCAATCCAAAAAAGGTCAAGATGAAGTCCAAAAAATCACCGATGCCACGGTTTCCAAAGTCGATGATTTGGTCAAAGAAAAAGAAGCTGAATTACTTAAAATTTAA
- the pyrE gene encoding orotate phosphoribosyltransferase: protein MDVAQIYKDANALLEGHFLLSSGKHSRYYLQSAKVLEDPKVAETLAVELAKMIEAHGIEIDTICSPALGGVLAGYELARALGKRFIFAERVNGEMTIRRGFEVKKGEKILVCEDIITTGGSALEAAKVAQSMGGEIVGFAALANRGFCKRVGSTVSAKPTCKLPNDAPFFALADFEFDIYEPSECPLCQEGSVAHKPGSRGN, encoded by the coding sequence ATGGACGTAGCACAAATATACAAAGATGCCAATGCCCTTTTAGAAGGACATTTTCTCCTCAGCAGTGGTAAGCACTCACGTTACTACCTTCAAAGCGCTAAGGTGTTAGAAGACCCAAAAGTCGCTGAGACCTTAGCCGTAGAATTGGCAAAGATGATTGAAGCACACGGTATTGAAATAGACACCATCTGCTCTCCTGCCTTAGGAGGCGTTTTAGCAGGCTATGAGTTAGCACGCGCACTTGGCAAACGCTTTATTTTTGCAGAACGTGTCAATGGCGAAATGACCATTCGCCGTGGCTTTGAAGTGAAAAAAGGTGAAAAAATTCTTGTCTGTGAAGATATTATCACCACAGGCGGTTCTGCCCTTGAAGCGGCCAAAGTAGCGCAGAGCATGGGCGGAGAGATTGTCGGTTTTGCAGCCCTTGCTAACCGTGGTTTTTGCAAGCGGGTAGGAAGTACTGTGAGTGCAAAACCTACATGTAAACTTCCAAACGATGCCCCATTTTTTGCATTAGCAGATTTTGAATTTGATATTTATGAGCCTAGTGAGTGCCCTTTGTGTCAAGAAGGCAGTGTGGCTCATAAACCTGGTAGCAGGGGAAATTAA
- a CDS encoding RDD family protein produces the protein MRWRESKKGVKKEVQSTQPLYVIAPFSRRLKAFIVDSFMLLMPILYSVFYFIFGSREGFAEHMGMGWGIILLSYGLITTLFLVRKGQTPGYKAYEIELKELSSLKTPSWQRIFLRYSMMVITTASLFGLLVPLFRKDRRALYDVLSHTAPLCK, from the coding sequence ATGCGATGGCGAGAGTCTAAAAAAGGCGTTAAAAAAGAGGTGCAAAGCACACAACCTCTTTACGTCATCGCACCCTTTTCCAGACGTTTAAAAGCCTTTATTGTTGATTCTTTTATGCTTTTAATGCCTATTTTATACAGTGTTTTTTACTTTATTTTTGGTTCTCGTGAAGGGTTTGCAGAACATATGGGAATGGGATGGGGAATCATTTTACTCTCCTATGGTCTCATTACTACCCTCTTCTTAGTACGTAAGGGACAAACCCCTGGCTACAAAGCCTATGAGATAGAACTCAAAGAGCTATCCTCCCTTAAAACACCTTCATGGCAACGTATTTTTTTACGTTATAGCATGATGGTTATAACTACAGCTTCCCTTTTTGGACTTCTTGTACCACTTTTTCGTAAAGACAGACGTGCCTTGTATGATGTGTTAAGCCATACTGCACCCCTTTGCAAATGA